A window from Salminus brasiliensis chromosome 7, fSalBra1.hap2, whole genome shotgun sequence encodes these proteins:
- the cttnbp2nla gene encoding CTTNBP2 N-terminal-like protein, with translation MAPTTESRLNVDALSKRDVLLLFSVLEGELEARDLVIQALRAQRRDAYVWERYGRYDLSDPFLALQRDSEVLQGSSQPKGDGASTSQRREAAGRSDPLAMLRLVVGHCRRMQEKMLKQLAAAESRHRRVIADLEEEKRRHAEDTAEGDDVTCILEKERERLLQQLEFEKSKVSRIEKENKRLHNQLEDERVQHKQLMAALGRECKRSGSRAHEEAQRAGELSRRLERERAANQTLRLELEEEKKHAMQMEARREELLAEFDTEREQLGLRLRKEETRCRQLQEEVERVRRAVPELSGEEGKVEMQMSNGVVEDCVEKSGNSQMKMNGHHTPVKESGGNERQKWENGEETQGQSDLTNGNSPSQSNNNMNTDNQSFCSTGTSPQTNSSPSSSPSLQAAYQAGIHQRFHAARHKFQSTAEQEPQPSSPFSPLSPCTSPVPPPEGSASKQAARSTLTQALSRFSSQQNSGKAATPNSSPFGTDYRALSPGVRSPTIPRAERGNPPPIPPKKPGLAETPPSPATLRAAHLAQMSAGCGRKSTPESSKEPDLLLSSSG, from the exons GCCCAGCGCAGGGATGCATATGTGTGGGAGCGCTATGGCAGATATGACCTGAGTGACCCGTTTTTGGCCCTGCAGAGGGACAGCGAAGTCCTCCAGGGCTCCTCTCAGCCCAAGGGAGATGGAGCGAGCACGTCCCAAAGACGAGAGGCCGCAGGACGCTCTGATCCGCTGGCCATGCTCAGACTGGTGGTGGGACACTGCAGGAGGATGCAGGAGAAGATGCTGAAACAGCTAGCAGCTGCCGAGAGCAGACACAGGAGG GTCATTGCAgatttggaggaagaaaagagGAGGCATGCAGAGGATACAGCTGAGGGAGATGATGTCACCTGTATCTTGGAGAAGGAGCGAGAGCGCCTCCTGCAGCAG TTGGAGTTTGAGAAGTCGAAGGTCTCCCGCATTGAGAAGGAGAATAAACGCTTGCACAATCAGCTGGAGGACGAGCGCGTGCAGCATAAGCAGCTGATGGCAGCCCTAGGACGCGAGTGTAAACGCTCGGGCTCCCGCGCCCACGAGGAGGCACAGCGGGCGGGAGAGCTCAGTCGCCGCCTGGAGCGTGAACGGGCTGCCAATCAAACACTTCGGTTGGAGctggaagaggagaagaagcaTGCCATGCAGATGGAGGCCAGGAGGGAGGAGCTCTTGGCAGAGTTTGATACGGAGAGGGAGCAGCTGGGCCTGCGGCTAAGGAAGGAAGAAACGCGGTGCAGGCAGCTgcaggaggaggtggagagggTGAGGAGAGCTGTGCCAGAGCTGAGTGGGGAGGAAGGGAaggtggagatgcagatgagCAATGGTGTTGTGGAGGACTGTGTAGAGAAATCAGGTAATAGCCAAATGAAGATGAACGGCCATCACACTCCTGTAAAAGAGAGTGGAGGAAATGAGAGGCAGAAGTGGGAGAACGGGGAAGAAACTCAAGGCCAAAGTGACCTGACCAATGGGAACTCGCCTTCACagtctaataataatatgaatactGACAACCAGTCCTTCTGCAGTACAGGCACTTCCCCCCAAACAAACTCCAGCCCCAGCTCCTCCCCCAGCCTGCAGGCTGCCTACCAGGCTGGCATCCATCAGCGTTTCCACGCAGCCCGTCACAAGTTCCAGTCCACGGCAGAGCAAGAACCTCAGCCAAGCTCTCctttttctcccctctctccctgcACTTCCCCAGTTCCTCCACCAGAGGGCAGTGCCTCCAAACAGGCAGCTCGCAGCACACTGACCCAGGCCCTGAGTCGATTCAGCAGCCAGCAGAACTCCGGCAAAGCAGCTACCCCAAACAGCTCGCCTTTTGGCACAGACTACCGTGCCCTTTCTCCTGGAGTTCGCTCGCCAACAATCCccagagcagagagggggaaCCCACCCCCAATCCCCCCTAAGAAGCCAGGCCTGGCTGAAACCCCGCCCTCCCCGGCCACCCTTCGAGCCGCCCACTTGGCTCAGATGTCGGCCGGCTGCGGACGTAAAAGTACACCTGAAAGCAGCAAAGAACCAGATCTCCTTCTGTCCTCCAGTGGCTAG